A DNA window from Acropora palmata chromosome 12, jaAcrPala1.3, whole genome shotgun sequence contains the following coding sequences:
- the LOC141860773 gene encoding uncharacterized protein LOC141860773, with protein sequence MKKEFTSYHLASILVLILLVSRINNASASLNTTHNTTGPIESCLQSPIKQNVTLRGGINAGSFKKLAQYVAMQLCIRLCCEEKGCDVALMSGKNCYGVQCFSEELCTAVPARKAPSSLMISHVTITGEAENFRRSHPVPQNLKCTETVAEEGVTLKGGMAAGNFTDVGTVESLDSCTRLCCVSERCDLAMLIKGRCFLVKCFSKELCKTIKTETKNYRPSITFVQRWVTNVTEDSAITLSNLPTANSKLMCKNSDIHYNSTLREGIKAGNFTDLGKISEMSTCIRMCCGRKDCDVALMLEANCYAVNCYNEKSCQAVLARKSGLLTNLSPRLSYITARDEEVLPQKISIGNGISCRPSVISYDVTLRGGLSAGQYTPIGHVDGMEACVNLCCKRNTCDIALMLRDSCYSITCASEELCEEVPAPSSNFYPRLSYVRRDIEGHGKKGYQQTKPESPGHNIDNADDLDTKEEGYCTNSEVMGNVTLRGGITTGRFQDRGKVPNMRACVEICCISKTCDVAFMLKNYCFSVTCLNERLCEAVKARSSIYSPRLVYIYARTKSEVTDTPVNTPQRKRLKRRTTPEEFIKNSTTNIKRSEGKDRFKCRMHRKLKRRSKYKRFAKKYKGWQTEIINVRPLKCPHGPILSNVTLTHELRAGKFSRLGMADSMETCIQMCCDKDDCEMAFMPGDHCYGVDCFSQEHCEITTVKPSNLSVKIAAVRPIVVNPAKDQIAVSVEDPSTQEELHCTQSPILKNVTLRGGIKAGNFSDLGDEKNMHMCIALCCERKTCDLAFMIGGTCVAVDCFSEELCQAVKARPTQYEPQIAFIRRRELQRPKANRGLSRKANVLPTAPSPQIPTMKIHEIISDKLPHPTILKTSSCSSSKIYPNVTLLGGIKSGNFTSLGKTRNMQECIGKSCDLGQGDMAFMLGSYCYSVSCYSDRVCQTIPAQPSKFYPRIAFLKWAPKITEEELLEDEGAGYPSIPKCTRSQILYNHTLLGGLRAGNFTEIAEVDSIETCAALCCAEQTCDLALLLGENCYAGDCASKELCIPVPVNQMANRGSRIAYITSRKKVEEPGSDWSLWYIIVGSIAIGIGLTGILWTILTCWYRGRRLRSKDEPSDHFTLMNGSGETQQRLEVLPQGWNLQEFGQQHKNSGRFLKNGPMFLSDTESDSDDDDEDSIAPPPRSKIPVRAEFQKRPLSFNGPPPPYTVHRNDGPGVLSMSSKARRDMQNL encoded by the exons ATGAAGAAGGAATTTACTTCTTATCATCTCGCCTCCATTTTGGTTCTTATACTGCTGGTATCGCGAATAAACAACGCAAGCG CTTCATTAAATACTACTCATAATACAACAGGTCCCATCGAGTCGTGCTTGCAGAGTCCAATAAAACAAAACGTCACGTTGCGAGGAGGAATAAACGCGGgctctttcaaaaaattaGCTCAGTACGTGGCCATGCAGCTCTGTATTCGACTCTGCTGCGAGGAAAAAGGCTGCGACGTAGCATTGATGTCTGGCAAAAATTGTTACGGAGTACAGTGTTTTAGTGAGGAGCTGTGTACTGCTGTGCCAGCAAGGAAAGCTCCTTCGTCATTGATGATCTCTCACGTCACAATAACAGGAGAAG CAGAGAATTTCCGCCGGTCTCATCCTGTGCCGCAGAATCTTAAATGCACCGAGACTGTAGCAGAGGAAGGCGTCACCCTAAAAGGTGGAATGGCAGCTGGGAATTTCACCGATGTTGGAACTGTGGAGTCCCTAGACTCATGCACAAGACTCTGCTGTGTTTCGGAAAGATGTGACTTAGCAATGTTGATAAAAGGACGTTGCTTTCTCGTCAAGTGTTTCAGCAAGGAGCTTTGCAAGACCATTAAAACAGAAACCAAGAATTATCGACCCTCTATTACGTTTGTACAGAGATGGGTTACCAACGTGACAGAAGACTCAG CCATCACGTTAAGCAACCTCCCGACAGCCAACTCCAAGTTAATGTGCAAAAACAGTGACATACATTACAACTCGACGCTAAGAGAAGGTATCAAGGCTGGCAATTTCACCGACTTGGGAAAAATTAGCGAAATGTCGACATGCATTCGGATGTGCTGTGGAAGAAAAGATTGCGATGTCGCGCTCATGTTGGAGGCAAACTGTTACGCGGTGAATTGTTACAACGAGAAATCATGTCAGGCTGTTCTTGCTCGCAAGTCAGGACTTCTGACAAATTTGAGTCCAAGGCTTTCATATATCACAGCAAGAGACGAAGAAG ttcttcCACAAAAGATATCTATTGGAAACGGAATCTCTTGCAGACCAAGTGTCATATCTTATGACGTCACACTTCGTGGTGGACTATCTGCTGGCCAGTATACACCCATTGGTCACGTGGATGGCATGGAAGCGTGCGTGAACTTGTGCTGTAAGCGCAACACATGCGACATTGCACTTATGCTGCGTGACTCATGCTACTCGATCACGTGCGCGAGTGAGGAGCTCTGCGAGGAGGTACCTGCTCCGTCATCCAATTTTTACCCCCGACTCTCTTACGTGAGAAGGGACATCGAAGGTCACGGAAAGAAAG gATATCAACAAACTAAACCCGAAAGCCCTGGCCACAACATCGACAACGCGGACGATTTGGACACGAAAGAAGAAGGTTACTGTACAAACAGCGAAGTCATGGGAAATGTCACTTTACGGGGCGGAATCACGACAGGTCGCTTTCAGGATCGAGGTAAAGTCCCGAACATGAGAGCATGCGTGGAGATTTGCTGTATCTCAAAGACATGTGATGTGGCGTTCATGCTCaagaattattgtttttctgtgACTTGCCTTAATGAAAGACTTTGCGAGGCAGTGAAAGCGAGATCATCGATTTACAGTCCAAGACTTGTCTATATTTATGCGCGGACAAAGAGCGAAGTTACTGACACGCCCGTGAATACTCCTCAGAGAAAACGTCTAAAACGAAGAACTACTCCAGAGGAATTTATAAAGAACAGTACAACAAACATCAAGCGAAGTGAAGGAAAGGACAGATTTAAGTGTCGAATGCACAGAAAACTAAAACGGAGAAGCAAATACAAGCGGTTTGCGAAGAAGT ACAAAGGCTGGCAGACTGAGATTATCAACGTTCGACCGTTAAAATGCCCTCATGGTCCGATTCTGTCCAATGTTACATTGACTCACGAACTGCGTGCGGGGAAATTCTCGCGGCTTGGAATGGCAGACAGCATGGAGACATGCATTCAGATGTGTTGCGATAAAGATGATTGCGAAATGGCATTTATGCCAGGAGACCATTGCTACGGCGTCGATTGCTTCAGTCAAGAACACTGTGAGATCACGACAGTTAAGCCGAGTAACTTGTCTGTGAAAATTGCCGCAGTAAGACCCATTGTGGTTAATCCCGCCAAAGATCAGATAGCAG TTTCTGTAGAAGATCCGTCTACGCAGGAAGAACTCCATTGCACACAGAgtcccattttgaaaaacgttaCTTTGAGAGGTGGAATAAAGGCGGGAAACTTCAGTGACCTCGGCGACGAAAAAAATATGCATATGTGTATTGCGCTATGCTGTGAACGAAAAACGTGCGACCTGGCCTTCATGATCGGAGGGACCTGTGTTGCAGTGGATTGTTTCAGTGAGGAGCTCTGTCAGGCAGTGAAAGCAAGACCAACTCAATATGAGCCTCAGATTGCGTTTATCAGGCGCAGAGAGCTACAGAGACCCAAAGCTAACAGAGGGCTGTCAAGGAAAG CAAACGTTCTTCCAACTGCACCAAGTCCACAAATACCAACGATGAAAATTCACGAGATCATCAGTGACAAACTTCCCCACCCTACCATACTGAAAACCAGCTCTTGCTCGTCCAGCAAAATCTATCCCAACGTGACATTACTCGGTGGTATTAAATCGGGAAACTTCACATCGTTAGGCAAGACCAGGAACATGCAGGAATGTATTGGCAAGTCATGTGACTTGGGTCAAGGGGATATGGCGTTCATGCTGGGAAGCTACTGTTATTCGGTATCTTGTTACAGTGACCGTGTTTGCCAAACTATTCCTGCACAACCATCGAAGTTTTATCCAAGAATAGCTTTTTTAAAGTGGGCTCCCAAAATCACAGAAGAAG AGCTTCTAGAAGACGAAGGTGCTGGTTATCCATCAATCCCAAAATGCACCCGCAGTCAAATCCTGTATAACCACACCTTGTTAGGAGGTCTCCGAGCGGGAAACTTCACTGAAATAGCGGAAGTGGACAGCATCGAGACATGCGCAGCGCTTTGTTGCGCAGAACAGACGTGCGACCTGGCCTTGCTTTTAGGCGAAAACTGCTACGCGGGGGACTGTGCAAGTAAAGAGCTTTGCATCCCTGTGCCTGTCAATCAAATGGCCAACAGGGGTTCACGGATTGCGTATATAACATCTAGAAAGAAAGTAGAGGAGCCAGGCTCAG ATTGGAGTCTGTGGTACATTATCGTTGGATCTATTGCTATTGGAATCGGTTTGACAGGAATCTTGTGGACAATATTAACCTGCTGGTATCG GGGACGACGCTTGCGATCTAAGGATGAACCAAGTGATCATTTCACCTTGATGAACGGGAGCGGCGAAACGCAGCAAAGGTTGGAGGTGCTACCACAAGGATGGAATTTACAGGAATTTGGTCAACAGCACAAAAATTCAG